One window of Brevinema andersonii genomic DNA carries:
- the hpf gene encoding ribosome hibernation-promoting factor, HPF/YfiA family, producing the protein MNIIIAGHQFEMTPELRQFIEQKAEQKLVHFADRIHHIYVNVHKEHVKFKTECDVTSDLGEFFASAHAEVVETSIDQTLDKVLAEIRKKHSKITDHHKH; encoded by the coding sequence ATGAATATAATCATCGCAGGACACCAATTTGAGATGACTCCAGAATTAAGACAATTTATTGAACAAAAAGCAGAACAAAAATTAGTTCATTTTGCCGATAGAATTCATCATATTTATGTGAATGTACACAAGGAACATGTGAAATTTAAAACAGAGTGTGATGTTACCAGCGATTTAGGGGAATTTTTTGCTTCTGCTCATGCCGAAGTAGTTGAAACATCTATTGATCAGACCTTAGATAAAGTTTTAGCAGAAATACGAAAAAAGCATAGTAAAATCACAGATCATCATAAACATTGA
- the whiG gene encoding RNA polymerase sigma factor WhiG: MKGYEHLAGFTEEQLWEQYSSTKDRTIRNYFIEKYAPLVKYVAGRVMVNIPSSVDFQDLVSFGVIGLIDAIDKFDLNRDIKFKTYAVTRIRGAIFDELRNIDWLPRSVRQKAKEIERTISQLELKLGRSAKDDEIAAAMGISVEEFHQQLLRVGTNALVSMDENWLMNDGNDNSPMSMEETLESVSVSNPNALAERTELKKIIAHAITELPDREKQVLILYYYEELTLKEIGSILAVTESRVSQLHTKAIMRLRGRLDKIQKETK; the protein is encoded by the coding sequence GTGAAAGGATATGAACATTTAGCCGGATTTACGGAAGAACAGCTTTGGGAACAATATAGTAGCACGAAAGACCGGACAATCCGAAATTATTTTATTGAAAAATATGCTCCGCTAGTTAAATATGTTGCTGGACGTGTTATGGTGAATATTCCATCTTCGGTTGATTTTCAAGATCTTGTTAGCTTTGGAGTGATTGGTTTAATAGATGCTATTGATAAATTTGATCTCAATCGTGATATTAAATTTAAAACATATGCTGTTACAAGGATTCGTGGTGCTATTTTTGATGAGTTGAGAAATATTGATTGGCTTCCACGCTCGGTACGTCAAAAAGCTAAAGAAATCGAACGTACGATTTCACAGTTAGAGTTGAAGTTAGGTCGATCTGCAAAAGATGATGAAATTGCTGCCGCGATGGGAATTTCAGTAGAAGAATTTCATCAGCAACTTTTGAGGGTTGGTACTAATGCACTAGTGTCCATGGATGAAAATTGGCTTATGAATGACGGTAATGACAATTCTCCTATGTCTATGGAAGAAACTTTGGAAAGTGTTAGTGTTTCAAATCCCAATGCGTTGGCGGAACGCACAGAATTGAAAAAAATAATTGCCCATGCTATTACAGAACTGCCAGATCGCGAAAAACAAGTATTAATTCTCTATTATTATGAAGAATTGACCTTAAAAGAAATTGGTAGTATCTTAGCTGTAACAGAATCTCGAGTATCGCAACTACATACGAAGGCGATCATGCGATTGAGAGGACGTTTGGATAAAATCCAAAAAGAAACTAAGTGA